The segment tgtgttgctgtgttgctgtattgctgtgttgttgtgttgctgtgttgctatattgctgtgttgctgtgttgttgtgttgctgtgttgctgtattgctgtgttgctgtgttgctgtgttgctatgtattgctgtgttgctatgttgctgtgttgttgtattgctgtattgctgtattgctgtgttgctgtattgctgtgttgctatgtattgctgtgttgctatgttgctgtgttgttgtattgctgtgttgctgtgttgttgtattgctgtattgctgtgttgctgtgttgctgtgttgctatgtgttgctgtgttgctgtgttgctgtattgcagtgttgctgtgttgctatgtattgctgtattgctgtgttgctgcgtagctgtgttgctgtgttgctgtattgcctTCAATTAAACTGGTAGATTATGCTATAAAATGAAGCCTTTTGCAGCCCCAGCAAAATTACACAAAACAGTTTCAGGAACTTTGTCAAAAAAAATTCAAAACTCACCCTTCACTTTGACGTAAAAATGATAGTGATCGTTTCCATTAGAGCATTTATAGAGGCCATTGTTTGTGCTGTTGTATGTTTGTAACGTTATCTGAGTTTTACCATCTgtatctggtatttttttttcttcttctttgtatTGCCATGTAGTAGAACCTGGGTCAGACACAGTGCCTGTTAAAGGGCACGTGAGAGTGACGGAGGTGCCAGACACATCGACAGAACCTAAACAAGACAAGAAGATTAGACGCGTTCCTTTAACAAAAACAGAACCAAACCAACACGAGACACATTTCAAATCCTCTTCAGCACTCCCCCAAGGTGTCTAGTTTTGCATCTTGTTACATTAACATGCTTTTCCTCTCCTTTCAAAAACGAGGAGCTACTTAACCAGAGGAGCCGCTTTGCAATATGAAACCGTGCAATGTTAGCAATGAAGGAGCAATTGTATCCATTTGTTAAACACACGTGGTGAAGCAGATAGAGATTCTGGAGCTTCGGCCATCTGGATACAAGACGTGTTGAGAGATCTACCTTTATTTTTCAAAGCAGTGCTTTGGGGTATGTGTGGTATTCTCCTATCCTCATTTGTGAAGCAGCTAGATGTAAATTTACACCACGAACATTCATGAAAAATGCCCCCCTTATATTGAGCTCGCTACTGCATAATTCACATTGATGCTTGTGTCTACTGCGTGACAAACTGAGGAACCAAATACACAAAATGATATGAGTTCAAAAAGTGAATAGTAATTCATTCATCTCTGGGATCTGACAGATACTCTGACTCCAGTTTCACTCTCGTTTTTTAATTTTTCCAGCAGAGCCCCTTGATAGAATTAGACAGCATTATAATACACTGCTTGCCACCTGCTATTCTCTAAATAATTATCTGCTGGAACGTCTCCTGTAATAATTAACATAAACACAAcactaaacaaataaacaaatacataaataaaacaaactaaccactaaataaatacacaaatacagaaataaacagtAGACCTATATATGTTACGGTAAGAATATTGGCAAGTCTTAAGAtttactggcagcagtgtggagtagtggttagggctctggactcttgaccagagggttgtgggttcaatccccagtttacctagattgctccagtaaaaaaacccaactgtataaatgggtaattgtatgtaaaaataatgtgatatctgtataatgttaaataatgtataatgtgatatcttgtaacaattgtaagtcgccctggataagggcgtctgctaagaaataaataataataataataataataataataatactggtaaatgtcgacatttaccaaccaagcggtaaatgtcagaaataaacatgataacgcttTTCTCCggacatttactggtaaatctcACGGATAACCGAATGTCTTTGTCTGTTGACCCAATGTCTCGCTTTCGCATTGCAAGGCTTCAGGAGTCGCGTGTGACTCCCAGTGCCTCCAGTCTACCATGCTGCAGTAAGTACCTACACGTATCACTTCACTGCCGGTCTTTGTAGCGTTTTATATTACAACAAgtgtgtgattttctgttgaataAACGaaggtcctaaatgatttaatttgcatgtaacagcatgttatttttcatcaaacgaCTACGTATCTGAGGTGCCCTTCGACACCACTGTGAATGGTTTTATACGCAAATgtaccagaatgttggttgttctacgTAAGAgaatcacaatattgttcagtaacTCGTTTAAATTGCTCAGTTCTGCATCACTGTAAGCTCATTAAtggttattttgttaatggaaaatgtgtatgcagaaatatatTCTTCGACATTAatggttattttgttaattaacaatttctatgcaggaataaatacattcttcagTGATATACCTGCAGTTACCCATACGCTTTGGTAAATCATAATTTGAACCgctaaatgtctgaaaagcaatctgTTTCTTCATAATTTCTGATTTGTCACCTTATTTGGTcaatgttgacatttaccggcaaaacttaagattgaccagattctgaATTTTACGATAACATGTATAATACCAAATATATTCTTTTCTTCAGCAGAGCCCCTCAATGGAATTACACAGCGTTATAAATACCTTATAATACACTGCCTGCTATCTGCTGTTCTCTAAATAATTACCTGTTTGATCTTCTCCCTCTCCtgcaataattaaacaaacaaatcagtaaatacagaaataaaacacaaatactaaataaatagataaataattaactaaatagataaataattaactaaataaataaataactaactaaatagataaataactaactaaataaacagtacactATTAGACAGAGGAGAAAGAAACTCAACAGCTCTCAACATGCTGAGCTCGAATTCTAGAATTGAAACAGATAACAGAAtcattttttctgtatttattagaaaaaaaacaaaaaacaaggccAAATAAGGCCAAATAtcaaaactgcaaaattaaaacTGCAATTATGTTCTTAAAAATACAACAAGCACAAAACCGTGCTTCTTGAAGAcagtattttctgtttgctttgtttgCCCGCTGGATTGGCTCTGAACGGCCGTGCCCCTGGCATTAAAACAGCGTCACCTACTTAATGCCCACTCTGCGTGGCATGCCCACACTCAGTGAGCTTTggcacagctgctgctgctcttTGTTTTCTAATTCGGCACATTGTTTTAAAGCTGGTATAAGGATAGCGACACCGTAGTTCAAATGTCTTTTAAACCGCACAGCGCCATGCTTTCAATTGAATGACAGATTTCTGTCCTGGTGACCAGATTTCAGCCCCTGAGTTGGACACATGACCATCTCATCGCCGTGGCGACATCGCTGGACCCTCACCCAAGGACTGTACAGAAATTTACCTCCTTGACTGCTCACCAGATCTGTAACAGAGAACACAAGAGCTCAGCGTTAGCGACTTTGGACACGGAGGCACTCAGACATGCTCTCGTCTTTAGAAActgcttttacaaaaaaaaaaccctttacttATCCTTGTCCTTTTCATTTTGAATACATTGCTTTTAATAGCTGACCTGCTATCGGCTGGTTTTGTGTGAATTAAATCCATTAAATACAGATGCTTGTGCAGTATTTAAATACATGACGGAAAGTATAGAGTATAGGGCAAGAATTTTCATGTCCTATAAACAGTACTgggataaataaatacagatcatGTTGTGTGATAAATGAATTATTCCAGTTTTAATTATGCTGTACAAGGCACCACAGTAACAAGAGGTTAGAAATGATTTGAAAGGTATTGCGATTCTTTGGCTCAGTTGTTTTTTCTGCCATCATGAAAATAAACTAACTTAAGAGTCACTGCGTGCGTGTTTTTGAGTTTGGAAATATTAGACCTTCTTTTTTCGGAAACTATTTCTGGACTGGAGCAGATGCTTAGCAAAtctccaaaaaataaaatagaagccAAACAGAATTATTTAAACGCTAACACGTGTAAATTATGAAATAAACACAGTGATCCACAGTGAAGTATAGCGGGTTTTTTCACTCCTGCGTTTCCTAATAATACAGAAGCACAAACCAGAGAGCTTTGCAATGCACACGCGCAGCTTCGGAAATCTCATTTGAATTTCATGTTGCTGCACGCTCACATGGGCACACCCTGACAGCCTCACAATTGATACTGTTTATTAACTGCGTACCAGTTAAGCAGTAACCaacagcagggatgggaataaggctccccttgcacagcagtttgatccattcctggtttcgctgagtttaataagacaaacctgagctttgttacctgtacactgtggctaattgtGATTGTAGTAAAccttggaatgggtgaaactcatatgcaacaagagtcttatttcgctccctgaatatttattttcttttgtggaAAGCATTGCAGTGGTGAGACATTCCCGTGCAGGATCCCAGTGTTGGGACAGCGTCTGTGCTGGGgacagacctgaggggagcactGCAGAGAAACGAAGAAGGAATGCCACAGGAAGCCGGGGGCCCTGTTGTAAAGCAGGTGCGACTGTTTGCCCTCGTTTTTCTGAGAACAATGAATCCATCATAACGGTGAAACcagcaaaaaactaaacagaGCCACGATGCCACTGTCTGCAACCAGGCTGGACTGGGCCGGTTCCACAGAGTTCATGTGGGTTTTTTACAAGCATAAGAATGTTTACGAAGGAGAGGAGGTGATTTGGTCCAGTGCTCGGCCGGTTCTAGCTGATTGtaaagtcgggtcttaaaggatcccagtgattcagcaccaacaacatggcttggcaacccattccaccccctcaacgctctctgtgtgaagaagagtctccttccctctgtcctaagtctaccGCTATTTAAAATGGAGCCAAACTTTGCCTTggtcctgtgtgttagttaagGGCTGTTCTGtcgattcatttttatttcttcatttttcaGTATAAGACTATTTAATTATCTTCTGCAAAGTAAGAGTTTAAATAATGTACGCAACTGAAAAAAATCTTTCGCAGAcggaaaaatgtgtatttttttaactaGCTATAATTTTATTTGAATTCCGGACACACCTGAACATTACTAACTAAACCCACCTGTCAAACTCAAAcctatttagaaatacaaaaactcAAAACTTTCCAAACTTACCTGAACACACGGCAATGAACAGAGCCAGCAGCAGAGACGCTGCTTTCTTCATGGTGGGTTTCATGAAGGTTCGTGTTGCTGCCAGCCGGCCTCTCGTTCTGTGGCTTCAAGGGGAGTGAACGGGTGACGTCCTGCGGGTTAACAGAACCGGGTCGGAACCAGCAGGCACTGATAGAGCTGGTATTAGTGGTACTCTTCAGAAGCGGTGTGAGGTCACCAGAAGGCTCTCAGCAGGCTCTGTGCTCTCAGTCTCTTCAGGGTGTTGTTTCGTTTCTGAGCAGGAAACAGAGGTGGTTAGAGAACACGTCTCTCTCACAGCAGCGGCAGCCGCAAGATCTGCAATTCGATTGTCAGTGCATAGCTGGGGCTGCATGAGACTACCCAAATTACAATCAGACACCAGCATCTCTAGCTAGAGCTCGCCTGCCTCCCAGCACAGCAGAAGATCTAACAAGGAGAGCTACTGTGATTATAAATATCACAGGAAGACAACAAGAAGAAACAGGGCTCTTTGAAACTGGttcgccatgtttttttaataaccttTACCATGCTATAATTTACAATGCCTGCctgtgctttagcatgctttcactatgctttattacacctttgctatgcttttactgtggtagaCTTTTATAAGTGAGACACATTGTGAAATCAacgatatatttatttaaatagagaaaaagccttatgtagcacaca is part of the Acipenser ruthenus chromosome 39, fAciRut3.2 maternal haplotype, whole genome shotgun sequence genome and harbors:
- the LOC117397305 gene encoding T-cell surface glycoprotein CD3 epsilon chain isoform X1; translated protein: MKPTMKKAASLLLALFIAVCSDLVSSQGGEGEDQTGSVDVSGTSVTLTCPLTGTVSDPGSTTWQYKEEEKKIPDTDGKTQITLQTYNSTNNGLYKCSNGNDHYHFYVKVKVCESCVEVEVVPMIGIIFADLLVTAGVAILVYYWAQNRKGASAMAPAARPGRQNRAPPVPNPDYEPIRTGNREVYSGLNKRT
- the LOC117397305 gene encoding T-cell surface glycoprotein CD3 epsilon chain isoform X2 produces the protein MKPTMKKAASLLLALFIAVCSDLVSSQGGEGEDQTGSVDVSGTSVTLTCPLTGTVSDPGSTTWQYKEEEKKIPDTDGKTQITLQTYNSTNNGLYKCSNGNDHYHFYVKVKVCESCVEVEVVPMIGIIFADLLVTAGVAILVYYWAQNRKGASAMAPARPGRQNRAPPVPNPDYEPIRTGNREVYSGLNKRT